A genomic region of Leptolyngbya sp. NIES-2104 contains the following coding sequences:
- a CDS encoding WecB/TagA/CpsF family glycosyltransferase: protein MTHVPYSDSLQPFPVLGLPMHLVNDYDRWLSHRIEQRLGCHVITLNAEMTMQAEQNPALANIIHQAELVIPDGSGIVLYMRLHGKRVKRTPGIELAQGLLERSTQFGEPWSIFFFGGAPGVAETAAQKWRQSIPGISIVGVQNGYLKPEDEPEFLQHLKTLQPRLIYVGLGVPRQELWISKNRHVCPNAVWIGVGGSFDVWAGTKERAPKWFCDNHLEWLYRLYQEPWRWKRMTALPKFAMKAIVYRLTKRNPVSR from the coding sequence GTGACTCACGTTCCTTACTCTGATTCTTTGCAGCCCTTTCCCGTGTTGGGACTGCCGATGCACCTCGTGAATGATTACGATCGCTGGCTGAGTCACCGCATCGAACAGCGGCTGGGTTGTCATGTGATTACGCTGAATGCGGAAATGACGATGCAGGCGGAACAAAATCCAGCGTTAGCAAATATCATTCATCAAGCAGAATTAGTGATTCCGGATGGTTCGGGAATTGTTTTGTATATGCGGCTTCATGGGAAGCGGGTAAAGCGGACTCCGGGGATCGAACTCGCGCAAGGTTTGTTAGAGCGATCGACACAATTCGGTGAACCTTGGTCGATCTTTTTCTTCGGAGGTGCGCCCGGAGTTGCGGAAACAGCGGCGCAAAAATGGCGGCAAAGCATTCCAGGAATCTCGATCGTCGGTGTTCAAAATGGCTATCTCAAGCCTGAAGATGAACCTGAATTTCTTCAACATTTGAAAACACTACAACCCCGACTAATCTATGTGGGTCTGGGTGTGCCGCGACAAGAATTATGGATTTCTAAAAATCGGCACGTCTGCCCGAATGCGGTTTGGATCGGTGTCGGTGGCAGCTTTGATGTGTGGGCGGGAACAAAGGAACGCGCCCCAAAATGGTTCTGTGATAATCACCTCGAATGGTTGTATCGACTGTATCAAGAACCTTGGCGATGGAAACGAATGACTGCACTACCGAAATTTGCGATGAAAGCGATCGTGTATCGTCTCACTAAACGCAATCCGGTCAGCCGCTAA
- the proB gene encoding glutamate 5-kinase produces MPQTIVVKIGTSSLTQPDSRQLALSTIASLVEVLSQLRQQGNRVVLVSSGAVGVGCARLGLVERPKSMALKQAIAAVGQGRLMRIYDDFFTALQQPIAQVLLTRGDLIQRSRYINVLRTFQELLNLGVVPIVNENDTVSVDELKFGDNDTLSALVASVVDADWLFLMTDVDRLYSADPRNNPNAQPITIVKHIDELSDVQTGSSGTQWGTGGMVTKIQAARIATGAGVRTVITQGRSPRNLLKILSGELIGTQFEPQPRPFNARQRWIAHGLVPVGQLYLDEGAVKAIRHSGRSLLAAGIIQVKGEFDSQNAVKICDRSGEEVARGIVNYNSDELEKIRGRQSDEIPEILGYAGEETVVHRDNLVLS; encoded by the coding sequence ATGCCTCAAACGATCGTTGTAAAAATCGGGACTTCTAGCCTGACTCAACCCGATTCAAGACAATTAGCACTTTCGACGATCGCTTCTCTAGTCGAAGTTCTCAGTCAGCTCCGCCAACAGGGAAATCGCGTTGTTCTCGTTTCATCTGGCGCGGTCGGGGTTGGATGTGCACGATTGGGATTAGTCGAACGTCCGAAATCGATGGCGCTCAAACAAGCGATCGCGGCGGTCGGTCAAGGTCGTTTGATGCGGATTTATGATGATTTTTTCACCGCACTCCAACAACCGATCGCACAAGTCCTTCTCACTCGTGGCGATCTGATTCAACGCAGCCGCTACATTAATGTTCTTCGCACGTTTCAAGAACTCTTAAACTTGGGTGTTGTTCCGATCGTGAATGAGAACGATACGGTTTCGGTCGATGAATTGAAGTTTGGCGATAATGATACGCTCTCGGCACTGGTTGCGAGTGTGGTCGATGCGGATTGGTTATTTTTGATGACGGATGTAGATCGCTTATATTCTGCTGATCCCCGCAACAATCCGAACGCGCAACCGATCACGATCGTCAAACACATTGATGAATTGTCAGACGTTCAAACCGGAAGCTCTGGGACACAGTGGGGCACTGGGGGAATGGTGACGAAGATTCAAGCGGCTCGAATTGCGACGGGTGCGGGTGTGAGAACTGTAATTACTCAAGGTCGATCGCCGCGTAATCTTTTAAAAATTCTGTCAGGTGAATTGATTGGAACGCAGTTTGAACCGCAGCCGCGCCCGTTTAATGCTCGACAGCGGTGGATTGCTCATGGATTGGTTCCGGTCGGGCAGTTGTATCTCGATGAGGGTGCAGTGAAAGCGATTCGACATTCAGGTCGATCGCTATTAGCCGCAGGCATTATTCAAGTCAAAGGCGAATTTGATAGTCAGAACGCGGTGAAAATCTGCGATCGCTCTGGTGAAGAAGTTGCGCGAGGCATCGTCAACTACAACAGCGACGAACTAGAAAAAATTCGCGGTCGTCAATCCGATGAAATTCCCGAAATTCTTGGATACGCGGGTGAAGAAACCGTCGTGCATCGCGATAATTTGGTTCTTTCCTGA